The following coding sequences lie in one Musa acuminata AAA Group cultivar baxijiao chromosome BXJ1-8, Cavendish_Baxijiao_AAA, whole genome shotgun sequence genomic window:
- the LOC135680377 gene encoding granule-bound starch synthase 2, chloroplastic/amyloplastic-like, with amino-acid sequence MAFAPARGGESTFSTSISASVSTPSDFASKFHGIILNNLGNYEFGILIVCILPVCLVQGRGPVEDFFHVDLPDQHMDLFKLYEPMGGDHFNIFAAGLKTADRVITVSRGYAWELTTSEGGWGLHEIINENNWKFQGIVNGIDTVDWNPELDLHLQSDGYRNYSIETLQAGKPQCKAALQKELGLPVREDVPLIGFIGRLDHQKGVDLIAGAMPWIVGQDAQLVMLGTGRADLEEMLRKFDREHHNKERAWVGFSVKMAHRITAGADVLLMPSRFEPCGLNQLYAMKYGTVPVVHAIGGLRDTVIPFDPFRESGFGWTFDRAEANKLINALGNCLNTYRNQKENWKGLQTRGMAQDLSWDNAAKHYEEVLVSAKYQW; translated from the exons ATGGCATTCGCTCCAGCCAGAGGAGGGGAATCCACATTTTCTACCTCAATATCTGCTTCTGTATCTACACCATCAGATTTTGCTTCC AAGTTTCATGGCATCATTCTAAACAACTTAGGAAACTACGAGTTCGGAATCCTTATCGTCTGCATTCTACCTGTTTGTCTTGTCCAGGGTCGTGGTCCAGTTGAGGACTTCTTCCATGTCGACTTGCCCGATCAACACATGGACCTCTTCAAGCTGTATGAGCCGATGGGAGGTGACCACTTCAACATCTTCGCGGCCGGCCTCAAGACTGCTGACCGCGTGATCACCGTCAGCCGTGGCTACGCATGGGAGCTCACAACATCCGAAGGTGGGTGGGGACTCCATGAGATCATAAACGAGAACAACTGGAAGTTCCAAGGCATCGTCAACGGGATCGACACAGTGGACTGGAACCCTGAGCTGGATCTTCACCTGCAATCCGATGGCTACAGAAACTATTCCATTGAGACTCTGCAAGCCGGGAAACCACAGTGCAAGGCGGCGCTGCAGAAGGAGCTCGGCCTCCCTGTCCGCGAGGACGTCCCCCTCATCGGATTCATCGGCCGGCTGGATCACCAGAAGGGCGTCGACCTCATTGCGGGTGCGATGCCTTGGATCGTCGGGCAGGACGCGCAGCTGGTGATGCTGGGCACCGGACGGGCCGACCTGGAGGAGATGCTGCGCAAGTTCGACAGGGAGCACCACAACAAGGAGAGGGCGTGGGTGGGGTTTTCGGTGAAGATGGCGCACAGGATCACCGCAGGGGCGGACGTCCTGCTCATGCCATCGCGGTTCGAGCCCTGCGGGCTGAACCAGCTGTACGCCATGAAGTACGGCACGGTCCCGGTGGTGCACGCCATCGGCGGGCTTCGCGACACGGTGATCCCGTTCGATCCCTTCAGGGAGAGCGGGTTCGGGTGGACGTTCGACCGGGCGGAGGCCAACAAGCTGATCAATGCGCTGGGGAACTGCCTCAACACCTACAGGAACCAGAAGGAGAATTGGAAGGGCCTGCAGACGCGAGGGATGGCGCAGGACCTGAGCTGGGACAACGCCGCCAAACATTACGAGGAAGTCCTCGTCTCAGCAAAGTATCAGTGGTGA
- the LOC135680378 gene encoding granule-bound starch synthase 2, chloroplastic/amyloplastic-like — MNVIVVSAECAPWSKTGGLGDVAGTLPKALARRGHRVMVVSPRYANYPESKDIGVRKYYKAHGQDLEVNYFHAYIDRVDFVFIDSPVFHHLENNIYGGDRLEILKRMVLLCKVAVEVPWHVPCGGLCYGDGNLIFIANDWHTSLLPVYLKACYRDNGLMKYARSILVIHNISHQGRGPVEDFFHVDLPDQHMDLFKLYEPMGGDHFNIFAAGLKTADRVITVSRGYAWELTTSEGGWGLHEIINENNWKFQGIVNGIDTVDWNPELDLHLQSDGYRNYSIETLQAGKPQCKAALQKELGLPVREDVPLIGFIGRLDHQKGVDLIAGAIPWIVGQDLQLVMLGTGRADLEEMLRKFDREHHNKVRAWVGFSVKMAHRITAGADVLLMPSRFEPCGLNQLYAMKYGTVPVVHAVGGLRDTVIPFDPFRESGFGWTFDRAEANKLINALGNCLNTYRNQKENWKGLQTRGMAQDLSWDNAAKHYEEVLVSAKYQW, encoded by the exons ATGAATGTAATAGTAGTTTCCGCGGAATGTGCTCCTTGGTCAAAGACAG GAGGGCTTGGAGATGTAGCTGGGACTCTGCCAAAAGCTTTGGCTAGGAGAGGGCACCGGGTTATG GTTGTTTCCCCGAGGTATGCCAATTATCCTGAATCCAAAGATATAGGTGTTCGCAAATATTACAAAGCTCATGGGCAG GATCTGGAAGTAAATTattttcatgcttatattgatcgTGTGGATTTTGTATTTATCGACAGTCCAGTTTTCCATCATCTAGAGAACAACATTTATGGGGGAGACCggctg GAAATCTTGAAACGGATGGTATTGTTATGCAAGGTAGCTGTAGAG GTTCCGTGGCATGTTCCATGTGGCGGCTTATGCTATGGAGAcggaaatttaattttcattgcgAACGATTGGCACACATCACTTCTGCCTGTGTATCTGAAAGCATGCTAccgcgacaatggcttgatgaagtATGCCAGGTCCATCTTGGTGATCCACAACATATCTCACCAG GGGCGTGGTCCAGTTGAGGACTTCTTCCATGTCGACTTGCCCGATCAACACATGGACCTCTTCAAGCTGTATGAGCCGATGGGAGGTGACCACTTCAACATCTTCGCGGCCGGCCTCAAGACTGCTGACCGCGTGATCACCGTCAGCCGTGGCTACGCATGGGAGCTCACAACATCCGAAGGTGGGTGGGGACTCCATGAGATCATAAACGAGAACAACTGGAAGTTCCAAGGCATCGTCAACGGGATCGACACAGTGGACTGGAACCCTGAGCTGGATCTTCACCTGCAATCCGATGGCTACAGAAACTATTCCATTGAGACTCTGCAAGCCGGGAAACCACAGTGCAAGGCGGCGCTGCAGAAGGAGCTCGGCCTCCCTGTCCGCGAGGACGTCCCCCTCATCGGATTCATCGGCCGGCTGGATCACCAGAAGGGCGTCGACCTCATTGCGGGTGCGATACCTTGGATCGTCGGGCAGGACTTGCAGCTGGTGATGCTGGGCACCGGGCGGGCCGACCTGGAGGAGATGCTGCGCAAGTTCGACAGGGAGCACCACAACAAGGTGAGGGCGTGGGTGGGGTTCTCGGTGAAGATGGCGCACAGGATCACCGCAGGGGCGGACGTCCTGCTCATGCCATCGCGGTTCGAGCCCTGCGGGCTGAACCAGCTGTACGCCATGAAGTACGGCACGGTCCCGGTGGTGCACGCCGTCGGCGGGCTTCGCGACACGGTGATCCCGTTCGATCCCTTCAGGGAGAGCGGGTTCGGGTGGACGTTCGACCGGGCGGAGGCCAACAAGCTGATCAATGCGCTGGGGAACTGCCTCAACACCTACAGGAACCAGAAGGAGAATTGGAAGGGCCTGCAGACGCGAGGGATGGCACAGGACCTGAGCTGGGACAACGCCGCCAAACATTACGAGGAAGTCCTCGTCTCAGCTAAGTATCAGTGGTGA
- the LOC135680379 gene encoding probable calcium-binding protein CML46, which yields MEKPLPTAPYHSLALTEPIVLLFNKTISMGVVLKNKISMGFLFRHPAPCASGVVDRVRPGDSADGSEAPELTREDVETVMEIITGMPCGADGEQLEELRGVFEGEEPSLEEVAEAFSVFDDDGDGVIEPLDLHRVLCKLGFPEGAALEACRRMIAAYDENDDGRIDFKEFIKVVE from the coding sequence ATGGAGAAACCATTGCCAACTGCACCGTACCACTCCCTCGCACTCACAGAGCCCATCGTGCTCCTCTTCAACAAGACCATCTCCATGGGGGTCGTCCTGAAGAATAAGATATCCATGGGGTTCCTCTTCCGGCACCCAGCGCCGTGCGCATCGGGGGTCGTCGATCGTGTCAGACCCGGCGACTCGGCCGACGGTAGCGAGGCGCCCGAGTTGACCAGAGAAGACGTGGAGACGGTGATGGAGATCATTACGGGCATGCCTTGCGGCGCGGACGGTGAGCAGCTCGAGGAGCTGCGTGGCGTGTTCGAGGGGGAGGAGCCGAGCTTGGAGGAAGTGGCGGAGGCGTTCTCCGTCTTCGATGATGACGGTGACGGGGTCATAGAGCCCCTGGACCTGCATCGTGTTCTCTGCAAGCTGGGCTTCCCGGAGGGGGCGGCATTGGAGGCATGCCGACGGATGATCGCGGCGTACGACGAGAACGACGACGGGAGGATCGATTTCAAGGAGTTCATCAAAGTTGTGgagtga
- the LOC135680376 gene encoding probable calcium-binding protein CML46 has translation MEKPLPTAPYHSLALTEPIVLHFNKTISMGVVLKNKISMGFLFRHPAPCASGVVDRVRPGDSADGSEAPELTREDVETVMEIITGMPCGADGEQLEEMRGVFEGEEPSLEEVAEAFSVFDDDGDGVIEPLDLHRVLCKLGFPEGAALEACRRMIAAYDENDDGRIDFKEFIKVVEGSFFD, from the coding sequence ATGGAGAAACCATTGCCAACTGCACCGTACCACTCCCTCGCACTCACAGAGCCCATCGTGCTCCACTTCAACAAGACCATCTCCATGGGGGTCGTCCTGAAGAATAAGATATCCATGGGGTTCCTCTTCCGGCACCCAGCGCCGTGCGCATCGGGGGTCGTCGATCGTGTCAGACCCGGCGACTCGGCCGACGGTAGCGAGGCGCCCGAGTTGACCAGAGAAGACGTGGAGACGGTGATGGAGATCATTACGGGCATGCCTTGCGGCGCGGACGGTGAGCAGCTCGAGGAGATGCGTGGCGTGTTTGAGGGGGAGGAGCCGAGCTTGGAGGAAGTGGCGGAGGCGTTCTCCGTCTTCGATGATGACGGTGACGGGGTCATAGAGCCCCTGGACCTGCATCGTGTTCTCTGCAAGCTGGGCTTCCCGGAGGGGGCGGCATTGGAGGCATGCCGACGGATGATCGCGGCGTACGACGAGAACGACGACGGGAGGATCGATTTCAAGGAGTTCATCAAAGTTGTGGAGGGCAGCTTCTTTGATTAa